From Anaerohalosphaera lusitana, one genomic window encodes:
- a CDS encoding PEP-CTERM sorting domain-containing protein, with the protein MKKIGLLLMVMAVVFAAGNVHAAFAIRDSGNFVSTLDQIEGDVDPATLGDWSATSYGNPFTAVNGDGTLTLVTSGYETIEHDASNDNFDSAVGWTWETRFRIDSANAENKGVWEVFVRDNDSGLAATRIHFLSTGIDPDSSGNGVDAEVAADLTDGFHVIRGAVEGGTNATTIWLDGVKVYDAMVSSDYNASEFSKIGRWGAQTGGGTATIDYIRFDTTGAYAPVPEPITMTLFGLGGIAVLRNRRKA; encoded by the coding sequence ATGAAAAAGATTGGTTTGTTATTAATGGTTATGGCAGTAGTATTTGCAGCAGGCAATGTGCATGCAGCGTTTGCGATCCGTGATTCGGGCAACTTTGTTTCAACGCTGGATCAGATCGAAGGTGACGTTGATCCTGCTACACTGGGCGATTGGTCCGCTACAAGTTACGGCAATCCCTTTACCGCTGTAAACGGCGACGGCACGCTTACGCTGGTCACTAGCGGCTATGAGACAATCGAACATGATGCCAGCAATGACAACTTCGACAGTGCTGTCGGCTGGACCTGGGAAACCCGCTTTCGGATCGATTCAGCCAATGCCGAAAATAAGGGTGTTTGGGAAGTATTTGTTCGTGACAACGACAGCGGACTGGCAGCAACTCGTATCCATTTCCTTTCGACAGGAATCGATCCTGATTCGTCCGGTAATGGTGTTGACGCCGAGGTGGCAGCCGACCTCACTGACGGCTTTCACGTCATCCGCGGCGCGGTGGAAGGAGGCACCAACGCCACTACCATCTGGCTTGACGGCGTGAAGGTTTACGACGCTATGGTCAGCAGTGATTATAACGCTTCGGAATTTTCGAAGATCGGTCGCTGGGGTGCCCAGACCGGCGGTGGTACAGCGACGATCGACTACATTCGTTTTGATACCACTGGCGCTTATGCACCTGTACCAGAGCCAATAACGATGACTCTGTTTGGTCTTGGTGGTATTGCTGTTTTGAGAAATCGACGCAAAGCATAG
- a CDS encoding FecR domain-containing protein encodes MNEHIENYRIISKLVLLAVNGSLNEQQALKLNNLIINDSQARDYYLECIATQVALQNIECISDQDESELLDVELWRSLAYTEMTAPEVVIPKSNEPVPTHTSQVEKRPNKINKITLYTAIISSVTLFFLMVTVLLTPKSEPVAVFTNSVDAQWGEGPDVLVPGDKLRPGSLRLTKGVAEITFYDGSVVTIEGPAKFNLEAENEMFMQFGKLWAKCEYNAGFMVRSPGATVVDYGTEFGILVDSRGNTNAYVAKGEIDLRVGSDVKVYKKSQRLIAGKAACVQDQSISKVDSWDKPFVRSVNEIEQARKLFGQNLIVNGDFEQDEGMVSAAQLHENMHISGWEDDSQAIAVNYKLFETNEFRVPDLSEEVLPPNRGNNFFHSLHNSTISQNIDISKLFYYVDHGAVSYDLSGWLGGWEDQDNPVELKLTFLDSNGNPLGKSQIGPVEPTERNNQTGFVRREKTGTLPFNCRTILVELQGRQLSSDDSDAADSYADNLSLVLNVKR; translated from the coding sequence ATGAACGAACACATAGAGAATTATCGCATCATAAGCAAACTGGTGCTTCTTGCTGTCAATGGCTCTCTAAATGAACAGCAGGCCCTGAAGCTTAATAATCTTATTATCAATGATTCACAAGCACGAGATTATTATCTTGAATGTATTGCTACCCAGGTTGCTCTGCAAAATATCGAGTGTATCAGCGATCAAGATGAGTCGGAACTTTTAGATGTCGAGCTCTGGAGATCACTTGCATATACAGAAATGACTGCACCGGAAGTTGTAATTCCAAAGTCTAACGAACCTGTCCCCACCCATACTTCTCAGGTTGAAAAGCGGCCAAACAAAATAAACAAGATAACATTGTACACCGCAATCATTTCATCCGTTACATTGTTCTTTCTAATGGTCACAGTTCTTTTGACACCAAAATCTGAACCGGTGGCAGTTTTTACAAATTCAGTTGATGCTCAATGGGGAGAAGGCCCAGATGTGCTAGTCCCTGGCGATAAACTTCGCCCCGGTTCATTGCGATTGACAAAAGGAGTCGCTGAGATCACATTTTATGATGGTTCTGTCGTTACAATTGAAGGCCCTGCGAAATTCAATCTAGAAGCTGAAAATGAGATGTTCATGCAGTTTGGAAAACTCTGGGCGAAATGTGAGTATAATGCTGGCTTTATGGTCAGATCGCCCGGAGCAACTGTTGTTGATTATGGCACTGAGTTTGGGATATTAGTCGATTCGAGGGGGAATACTAACGCATACGTTGCCAAAGGTGAGATTGATCTTCGCGTCGGTTCGGATGTGAAAGTATACAAAAAGTCTCAGAGATTAATAGCGGGTAAGGCAGCTTGCGTTCAAGATCAGAGTATTAGCAAAGTGGATAGTTGGGATAAGCCGTTTGTTCGGAGCGTAAATGAGATAGAACAAGCACGAAAACTGTTCGGTCAAAATTTGATTGTCAACGGTGATTTTGAACAGGACGAGGGAATGGTGTCTGCTGCTCAGCTGCACGAGAATATGCATATAAGTGGATGGGAAGATGATTCGCAAGCTATTGCTGTTAATTATAAATTATTTGAGACCAATGAATTTCGTGTTCCGGATTTAAGCGAGGAAGTGCTGCCTCCTAATAGGGGCAATAATTTCTTCCACAGTTTGCATAACAGCACAATATCTCAAAATATTGATATATCAAAATTGTTTTATTACGTGGACCATGGGGCAGTGAGTTATGACTTAAGCGGCTGGCTTGGAGGATGGGAAGATCAGGATAATCCGGTAGAACTCAAATTGACCTTTTTGGATTCTAACGGCAATCCACTGGGCAAATCTCAGATCGGACCTGTTGAACCGACAGAGCGAAACAACCAGACAGGTTTCGTCAGGCGAGAGAAGACGGGGACGCTTCCTTTCAATTGCCGTACGATACTTGTAGAGTTACAGGGGAGACAGCTTTCAAGTGATGACTCTGATGCTGCCGACTCTTACGCTGACAATCTCAGTTTGGTTCTGAATGTTAAGCGTTAG
- a CDS encoding sigma-70 family RNA polymerase sigma factor: MQGIGTNNSHNHPQNERIQRFLQLMSLNQSRIYGFVLSLTPQKTDADDIMQETSVTMWEKFDDFEQDTDFSAWGIKIARYKIMNYRQKHSGKNKQFYLSDQAIEVLESKSDKVFKHIDPRIEALRSCVKKLNSSDQTVLHLRYDNELPVEVMAERLGRSSKTIYRILSRIQDALIRCVRLTLATE, translated from the coding sequence ATGCAGGGAATTGGAACTAACAACAGCCATAACCACCCACAGAATGAGCGTATTCAGCGTTTTTTGCAGCTAATGAGCCTTAATCAGAGCAGGATTTATGGTTTTGTACTCAGTTTGACTCCCCAAAAAACTGATGCCGATGACATTATGCAAGAAACAAGTGTGACGATGTGGGAGAAATTCGATGACTTCGAGCAAGACACTGACTTCTCGGCGTGGGGGATAAAAATTGCACGATACAAAATAATGAATTACCGTCAAAAGCATTCAGGAAAGAATAAGCAATTCTATTTAAGCGACCAAGCCATCGAGGTACTTGAAAGTAAATCTGATAAAGTTTTCAAGCATATCGATCCACGAATAGAAGCATTAAGAAGCTGTGTAAAAAAACTCAACAGTAGTGATCAGACCGTGCTTCACTTGCGATATGACAACGAATTGCCTGTTGAAGTTATGGCAGAGCGGTTGGGGAGGAGCTCGAAAACAATCTACAGGATCCTGTCGCGTATACAGGATGCCCTCATTAGGTGCGTACGGTTAACTTTGGCGACTGAATAA
- a CDS encoding transposase gives MGSGGTVQQACRKLGISEATRYNWRKQYGRIKLDQIKTLQKDPPRPGDARRPSIFNRPCAMPD, from the coding sequence ATCGGCTCCGGCGGTACGGTTCAGCAGGCCTGCCGCAAGCTGGGCATCAGCGAAGCGACCCGTTACAACTGGCGAAAGCAGTACGGCCGCATCAAGCTCGACCAGATCAAGACCTTGCAGAAAGATCCCCCCCGTCCCGGAGACGCAAGACGGCCGAGCATATTCAACAGACCTTGTGCCATGCCTGATTAG
- a CDS encoding type II secretion system protein GspD produces the protein MVNIRFMIIFVMLLCSSVVWAETAESEDAGNAEVIEDVKPAEGIKVGKADPFEIVVPPEEPEPEVEVEIDEEPVAVGRKMVMEPVKERPAMFIESMMLKYLDAEKVLPAVGSLLTEWGSAAVDENTNTLIICDSRENLDNILAQIRKADQTPQQVLIEVVILDVLLSDDTEIGVNWEDLFKEAGSPHSVNYTQTLNTLSEGGSFNLIQNSVSTTVNLLQQERNVEILASPRVLVVSGHPAHIQTVEEIPYTELTQSTGGVGSQEAITSTRFKDAGITLEVIPRVTDDGEIMLDVYPQQSVNTGTAGVNSNVPIVNKREAKTTLLMKDGQVLALGGLRRKDTKLTQDKIPLLGDLPLLGWLFSSDKTVVTNSELVVLISPHIYKPEDKPSDYQMKRFEEIRNRETLRLPENGRLKTEPIEPRPEFEYLRDTLTFPKQK, from the coding sequence ATGGTTAATATTCGTTTTATGATAATATTTGTTATGCTGTTATGCTCTAGTGTTGTATGGGCGGAGACGGCGGAATCAGAGGATGCTGGTAATGCGGAGGTGATCGAGGACGTCAAGCCTGCTGAGGGTATCAAGGTGGGCAAGGCAGATCCGTTCGAGATAGTCGTTCCGCCTGAGGAGCCCGAGCCTGAAGTTGAGGTTGAGATTGATGAGGAGCCGGTTGCTGTAGGGCGTAAGATGGTTATGGAGCCTGTGAAAGAGCGGCCCGCGATGTTTATCGAGTCGATGATGCTCAAGTATCTCGATGCTGAGAAGGTCCTGCCTGCAGTCGGATCGCTGCTGACGGAGTGGGGCAGCGCGGCGGTTGATGAGAATACGAACACACTGATAATTTGTGACAGCCGGGAGAATCTGGACAATATTCTGGCGCAGATACGCAAGGCGGATCAGACGCCGCAGCAGGTGCTTATAGAGGTTGTGATACTGGATGTTCTGCTGAGCGATGATACGGAGATAGGTGTGAACTGGGAGGATCTGTTCAAAGAGGCAGGTTCGCCGCACAGTGTGAATTATACGCAGACGCTGAATACGCTAAGTGAGGGCGGATCGTTCAATCTTATACAGAACAGCGTGAGTACGACGGTTAATCTTCTGCAGCAGGAGAGGAACGTCGAGATACTCGCGAGTCCGCGGGTGTTGGTGGTTAGCGGTCATCCGGCACATATACAGACTGTGGAGGAGATACCGTATACCGAGCTGACACAGTCGACGGGCGGGGTTGGGAGCCAGGAGGCGATCACGTCGACGCGATTCAAGGATGCCGGTATTACGCTGGAGGTTATTCCGCGTGTGACGGATGACGGGGAGATCATGCTGGATGTTTATCCGCAGCAGAGTGTGAATACCGGTACGGCGGGGGTGAACAGCAATGTTCCGATCGTGAACAAGCGTGAGGCGAAGACAACGCTTTTGATGAAGGACGGACAGGTGCTTGCGCTTGGCGGGCTCAGGAGGAAGGATACTAAGCTGACGCAGGACAAGATACCTTTGCTGGGTGATCTGCCGCTGCTTGGTTGGCTGTTTTCAAGCGATAAGACAGTTGTGACGAATTCGGAGCTGGTGGTGCTGATATCCCCTCACATTTACAAGCCTGAGGATAAGCCTTCGGATTATCAGATGAAGCGTTTCGAGGAAATTCGGAACAGAGAGACGCTGAGGCTGCCCGAGAACGGCAGATTGAAGACTGAGCCGATCGAGCCCAGGCCCGAGTTTGAGTATTTGCGGGATACGCTGACGTTCCCTAAGCAGAAATGA
- the pilM gene encoding pilus assembly protein PilM produces the protein MLGSSTYLGIDISQTQVSIAHIKKVDDGIRLLKAGSAPVPEGVVKEQSIEDPRVLAKTVRGLLKKHGVRERKAVVSLFAGAGLAQIIDLPEDVPANVAGYVRSQIKNSALLSGKQSHYDFCRLANARSGSSGRVLVGATNAERINRLLKTIRLAKVEPVGVEFPTIAWCRSIYQKVIKPRYSQNVLAVHVRDSQIFFCVFHKHELDFARCVDVNREEGADAVEQCVNEISSIIQYYELDSSLDMRAGWEVIINAGKGCLDGAALRDSLDESLDVNTFLCSDSSFASDTPAQSSKVESASLTAIGLAMKYAHRSICDLEINLVPERDRDIAKLKDVGLKVGNCTAAMLLAMILFSGYQVAQTNETHRAMEERREKSPSADIEKLVRRHRFLNDHLGVLQEKEQAMNEAMKASRTPAYAKILEEISEHTPQNLCITSLYCDDDDTMIIKGDSLDYQSVHYFARLLQESSLFETAAVAETNKHERIKNLLSYRMECKISGREGLQANASE, from the coding sequence ATGTTGGGATCCTCAACTTATCTTGGGATTGATATATCGCAGACGCAGGTGTCGATCGCTCACATAAAGAAGGTGGACGACGGCATACGTTTGTTGAAGGCGGGCAGTGCGCCTGTGCCGGAGGGGGTGGTCAAGGAACAATCTATCGAGGATCCGAGGGTGCTTGCCAAGACCGTGCGTGGACTGTTGAAGAAGCACGGCGTGCGTGAGAGGAAGGCGGTAGTTTCGCTGTTTGCTGGGGCGGGGCTAGCACAGATAATCGATCTGCCGGAGGATGTTCCGGCGAATGTGGCTGGATATGTGCGGTCACAGATCAAGAACAGTGCGCTGCTTTCGGGTAAGCAGAGTCATTATGATTTTTGCCGATTGGCAAATGCGCGGTCGGGTTCTTCGGGTCGCGTGCTGGTGGGAGCGACGAATGCTGAGAGGATCAATCGTTTGCTGAAGACGATCCGGCTTGCGAAGGTCGAGCCTGTTGGGGTTGAGTTTCCGACTATTGCGTGGTGCAGGTCGATATATCAGAAGGTGATCAAGCCGAGGTATTCGCAGAACGTTCTGGCGGTGCATGTGAGAGATTCGCAGATATTTTTCTGTGTGTTCCACAAGCATGAGCTGGATTTTGCTCGTTGTGTGGATGTGAATCGGGAAGAGGGGGCGGATGCGGTTGAACAGTGCGTCAATGAGATAAGCTCGATCATTCAGTATTATGAGCTCGATTCGAGTCTGGATATGCGGGCCGGCTGGGAAGTGATAATCAATGCGGGCAAGGGATGTCTGGATGGGGCGGCTCTGAGGGATTCGCTTGATGAGTCGCTGGATGTGAACACGTTTTTGTGTTCGGACAGTTCGTTCGCATCCGATACGCCTGCACAGAGCAGCAAGGTGGAGTCGGCGAGCCTGACGGCGATCGGGCTGGCGATGAAATATGCGCATCGGTCGATATGCGATCTGGAGATCAATCTTGTTCCGGAGCGGGATCGGGATATTGCAAAGCTCAAGGATGTTGGGCTGAAGGTGGGTAACTGTACGGCGGCTATGCTGCTGGCGATGATCCTGTTTTCGGGTTACCAGGTGGCGCAGACGAATGAGACTCATCGAGCGATGGAGGAGAGGCGGGAGAAGAGTCCGTCGGCGGATATCGAGAAGCTGGTGCGGAGGCACAGGTTTTTAAATGATCACCTGGGTGTGCTGCAGGAGAAGGAGCAGGCGATGAATGAGGCGATGAAAGCGAGTCGTACGCCTGCTTATGCGAAGATCCTGGAGGAGATAAGTGAGCATACGCCGCAGAATCTGTGCATTACGAGTCTTTACTGCGATGATGACGATACGATGATAATTAAGGGGGACAGTCTGGATTATCAGTCTGTTCATTATTTTGCGAGGCTGCTGCAGGAGTCTTCTTTGTTCGAGACCGCGGCGGTTGCGGAGACGAATAAACACGAGCGGATCAAAAATCTACTGAGCTATCGTATGGAATGTAAAATTTCAGGCAGGGAAGGTTTGCAGGCAAATGCTTCCGAATAA
- a CDS encoding type IV pilus modification PilV family protein → MYGRVRKTGRCRGGRRCRGGFTLTEVVVASTLLLLGITPILKALTGSYISSTRIDQKTQSLLLAEAKLDEVKDAVGADHAASVVQSDLQLQDGFYCDIADDTVNSGLRELSVSVGVDADSNARLDDDEVLVSLSTMVARRM, encoded by the coding sequence ATGTACGGAAGAGTGAGAAAAACAGGCAGGTGCAGAGGAGGACGTCGGTGCAGGGGAGGCTTTACACTGACCGAGGTGGTGGTTGCTTCGACGCTGCTTCTGCTGGGGATCACGCCAATATTGAAGGCTCTGACGGGGTCCTATATTTCTTCTACACGGATCGATCAGAAAACGCAGAGTCTGCTGCTTGCTGAGGCGAAGCTGGACGAGGTGAAGGATGCTGTTGGAGCGGATCATGCGGCGAGTGTGGTGCAGAGTGATCTGCAACTTCAGGATGGGTTCTATTGTGACATTGCAGACGATACAGTTAACAGCGGGTTGAGGGAGCTGTCGGTGTCGGTGGGTGTGGATGCGGACAGTAACGCCAGGCTGGATGACGATGAGGTGCTCGTTTCGCTTTCGACGATGGTTGCAAGGCGTATGTGA
- a CDS encoding pilus assembly FimT family protein: protein MTAMRIKSGRELEAGYTLAEVIVVVMFIGIFAAVAIPRIDFGIVRKHAAETAAHKIVTDLRRTRHMAISNASENSQGYRMDFVSVDGRAGYRLIDLSNNSKVDEQFVSDEISCSGAGSYDFGPLGNLKAGSDDSLEVAADGKTFSVAIVRSTGAVKCTEE from the coding sequence ATGACGGCTATGCGAATAAAATCCGGAAGAGAGCTGGAAGCTGGTTATACACTGGCTGAGGTTATAGTCGTGGTGATGTTTATAGGCATCTTTGCGGCTGTGGCGATACCTCGTATTGACTTCGGGATCGTTCGCAAGCATGCTGCGGAGACCGCGGCGCACAAGATCGTGACGGATCTTCGCAGGACGAGGCACATGGCGATATCGAATGCGTCGGAGAACAGTCAGGGTTATCGGATGGATTTCGTGTCGGTGGACGGCAGGGCGGGTTACAGGCTGATCGATCTTTCGAATAATTCGAAGGTTGACGAGCAGTTTGTTTCCGATGAGATTTCCTGCAGCGGGGCCGGGAGTTATGACTTTGGGCCGTTAGGGAACCTGAAGGCGGGCAGTGACGACAGTCTGGAGGTCGCTGCGGACGGCAAGACGTTTTCGGTTGCGATAGTCAGGTCCACGGGAGCTGTCAAATGTACGGAAGAGTGA
- a CDS encoding type II secretion system protein, with amino-acid sequence MKRQNLKKGVTLIELLIVVLILAALSAIAIPRISKSATNAKAKACATNVDVLNSAIELYNADNGEYPDKLSTITTDISLFPDGAPVCPIEDAEYPDTLVDNRVDTSDHNH; translated from the coding sequence ATGAAAAGACAGAATCTCAAGAAGGGTGTAACACTGATCGAACTTCTGATCGTGGTATTGATCCTGGCGGCGTTGTCAGCGATCGCTATTCCGAGGATCTCGAAAAGTGCTACGAACGCAAAGGCAAAGGCATGTGCAACTAACGTAGATGTGCTCAATTCGGCTATCGAGCTTTACAACGCGGATAACGGCGAGTATCCGGACAAGCTCAGCACGATCACGACAGACATTTCGCTGTTCCCGGACGGAGCACCTGTTTGTCCAATCGAAGATGCTGAGTATCCTGACACGCTGGTAGACAACCGCGTTGATACGTCGGATCACAATCATTGA
- a CDS encoding type II secretion system F family protein, with the protein MATFEYKAKDESGSVFSGVYTDVENTNELRSGLEKMGFDLVKAKKVKSASGNKKLKIKTTEIVSFAYEFAGMYQAGLSVMRCLQTFEEQTENEDFKSVIADIRHNIETGATLRQAFGKYNYVFSDFFCGMLDSGESSGKLAESLEMAAVYLDKQNELKGKVKQALTYPVVVCVMCLLIVTALVIFVIPVFQKLYSQLHITLPMPTQVLITLSNITRNYWFIALPVCLAVGYGVPKLCKMPSLRGKIDMLKLKLPVVGQLNRMLLVSRYVRTFAMMSASGVPIIQSLELAREVAGNSSVDPITDALQERIQTGGSVSAAMSEYDLFPPVIVQLAGAGEEAGVLPEMLIKGVEFYDRKIEKTIKSVLVKIEPALSVLLGLIVGSIMLGVYLPMFDYMGQVK; encoded by the coding sequence ATGGCTACATTTGAATACAAAGCTAAAGATGAGAGCGGCAGCGTTTTCTCGGGCGTTTATACGGACGTTGAGAATACGAACGAGCTGCGGAGCGGGCTTGAGAAGATGGGCTTTGATCTGGTCAAGGCGAAGAAAGTCAAATCCGCTTCGGGCAATAAGAAGCTGAAGATCAAAACGACTGAGATCGTTTCGTTCGCTTATGAGTTTGCAGGGATGTATCAGGCGGGGCTGTCTGTCATGCGATGTCTGCAGACTTTCGAGGAACAGACGGAGAATGAGGATTTCAAGTCGGTGATCGCGGATATCAGACACAACATCGAAACGGGAGCTACGCTGAGGCAGGCTTTCGGGAAGTACAATTATGTGTTTTCGGACTTTTTCTGCGGTATGCTGGATTCGGGTGAGAGCAGCGGTAAGCTGGCGGAGTCGCTTGAGATGGCGGCGGTTTACCTGGATAAGCAGAATGAGCTCAAGGGCAAGGTTAAGCAGGCGCTGACGTATCCGGTCGTGGTTTGTGTGATGTGTTTGCTGATCGTTACGGCGCTGGTGATATTCGTTATTCCGGTGTTCCAGAAGTTGTACAGCCAGCTTCATATTACGCTGCCTATGCCGACGCAGGTGCTGATCACGCTGAGTAATATAACGCGAAACTACTGGTTTATCGCGCTGCCTGTGTGTCTGGCGGTAGGGTACGGGGTGCCGAAGTTGTGCAAGATGCCTTCGCTGCGGGGCAAGATCGACATGCTGAAATTGAAGCTGCCGGTTGTGGGCCAGCTCAACAGGATGCTGCTGGTTAGCCGGTACGTGCGGACGTTCGCGATGATGTCGGCGTCTGGTGTTCCGATAATCCAATCACTGGAGCTTGCGAGGGAGGTTGCTGGCAATTCGTCGGTGGATCCTATTACGGACGCTCTGCAGGAGAGGATACAGACGGGCGGTTCGGTGTCGGCAGCGATGTCGGAGTACGATCTGTTCCCGCCTGTGATAGTGCAGCTTGCGGGTGCGGGTGAGGAGGCTGGTGTGCTGCCTGAGATGCTTATAAAGGGCGTTGAGTTCTATGACAGGAAGATCGAGAAGACGATCAAGTCGGTTCTGGTTAAGATAGAGCCCGCGTTGTCGGTGCTTCTGGGTTTGATCGTGGGATCGATAATGCTGGGGGTATATTTGCCGATGTTCGATTACATGGGGCAGGTGAAATAA
- a CDS encoding GspE/PulE family protein — protein MLKQDSLIEYLLEERILLPEKVEEILSYCDQSGQSLLSYLKSNGILDADQLTRAVAAGNSIEFIDLRPDMIDEMAAKLVPAELARQYNLIPVRMEKNRLYLAMSAPLNLAVRDLITTKTGYKVVPVAATEEAVRQAVNCHFNLESVTKQDIVAMRLKGSGTEKSKKKGTRHSEVADAPIVRLVDSIITGGIEARASDIHIEPQEPDMRVRYRVDGMLVEALNVPASAQLEVVSHIKVLAEMDISEKRLPQDGHIAIQHRDKDYDLRVASLPATGGEKVVIRILDASTGLIPLDTIAPQEDDYKRFKSLISNPYGMMLLTGPTGSGKTTTLYSLLQELNTPERNIITVEDPVEYRLGGITQVQIKPDIGLDFAKCLRNILRQDPDIILIGEIRDFETAEIAVSAALTGHLVLSTLHTNDAVGAISRLVSLGIPPFQVASSLLGVVAQRLVRKVCDKCSEPAAAQSHEIAMLDHDGSGDVPEVYKPTGCEVCKNIGYRGRQGIYEILSVSHAIKEMIVDGKSNERIAERAIDEGMKTLRTQGIIHAMEGRTTLEELSRVVDMREA, from the coding sequence ATGCTAAAGCAGGATTCGTTAATAGAATATTTGCTTGAAGAGAGGATTCTCCTGCCTGAGAAGGTTGAGGAGATACTATCTTACTGTGATCAGTCGGGTCAGAGTCTGCTGAGCTATCTGAAGTCTAACGGCATACTCGATGCGGATCAGCTTACGCGGGCAGTTGCGGCGGGCAACAGTATCGAGTTTATCGATCTTAGGCCGGACATGATAGACGAGATGGCGGCGAAGCTGGTGCCTGCTGAGCTGGCAAGGCAGTATAATCTGATACCGGTTCGGATGGAGAAGAACCGGCTGTACCTGGCGATGAGTGCTCCGCTGAATCTTGCGGTGCGTGATCTTATCACGACGAAGACGGGGTATAAGGTTGTTCCGGTGGCTGCGACGGAGGAGGCTGTCCGGCAGGCGGTGAATTGTCACTTCAACCTGGAGTCGGTGACGAAGCAGGACATCGTCGCGATGCGACTGAAGGGTTCGGGTACGGAGAAGAGCAAGAAGAAGGGGACGAGGCATTCGGAGGTTGCCGATGCGCCGATCGTTCGTCTGGTGGATTCGATAATTACGGGCGGGATCGAAGCGAGGGCGAGTGATATTCATATCGAGCCCCAGGAGCCGGACATGCGTGTGAGGTATCGTGTGGACGGTATGCTGGTGGAGGCGCTGAATGTGCCTGCGTCGGCTCAGTTGGAGGTCGTGTCACATATAAAGGTTCTGGCGGAGATGGACATTTCGGAAAAGCGTCTTCCCCAGGACGGGCATATTGCGATACAGCACAGGGACAAGGATTACGATCTGCGTGTTGCTTCACTGCCTGCTACGGGCGGTGAGAAGGTGGTTATAAGGATACTCGATGCGAGTACGGGTTTGATACCGCTGGATACGATCGCGCCGCAGGAGGATGATTATAAGAGGTTCAAGTCGCTGATCAGCAATCCGTATGGAATGATGCTGCTTACGGGGCCGACGGGAAGCGGTAAGACGACTACGCTGTATTCGCTGCTTCAGGAGCTAAATACGCCTGAGCGGAACATAATTACGGTAGAGGATCCGGTCGAGTACAGACTGGGCGGGATTACGCAGGTACAGATCAAGCCTGACATCGGACTGGATTTCGCGAAATGTCTGCGGAACATACTGAGGCAGGACCCGGATATTATTCTGATCGGTGAGATACGTGACTTTGAGACGGCTGAGATAGCGGTTTCGGCTGCGTTGACCGGGCATCTTGTACTGAGTACGCTGCATACGAATGATGCGGTGGGTGCGATATCGAGGCTGGTGAGTCTTGGGATACCGCCTTTCCAGGTTGCTTCTTCGCTGCTCGGTGTGGTTGCTCAGCGGCTTGTGAGGAAGGTCTGTGATAAGTGCAGTGAGCCGGCTGCGGCCCAGAGTCATGAGATCGCGATGCTCGATCATGACGGCAGCGGTGATGTGCCGGAGGTTTACAAACCAACAGGCTGTGAGGTCTGCAAGAATATCGGCTATCGAGGCAGGCAGGGGATCTATGAGATACTCAGTGTGTCGCACGCGATCAAGGAGATGATCGTTGACGGAAAGTCGAATGAGCGGATCGCGGAAAGGGCGATAGATGAGGGGATGAAGACCTTGCGGACGCAGGGAATTATTCACGCGATGGAGGGGCGTACAACCCTGGAAGAATTGAGTCGTGTTGTTGATATGAGAGAAGCCTGA